Genomic window (Candidatus Eremiobacteraceae bacterium):
ACACGAATATCACCGGGGTGCTTGCGGTTTCGCTGCGTTCTTGAAGCCGCTGCACGAGCGCGTATCCATCCATACCGGCCATGCGCACGTCGGAGACGATGACGTCGACGGGCCGGTCTTCGCGCAAGTAGGCGAGCGCCGCAGCCGAATCGGAAAACCCGACGACTGCGCGGCCGGGCTTGGCGAGGGCGAGTTCCATGAGCGTGCGGATCTCATCCTCATCGTCGATGATCACGACGGTCTGCACTTTTCCGCTATTCATGGCATCCGAGTCATTCATGACGCGATGTGGGAACGACCTTTTTTAGCACGTCGCGTCGTAACAACCATCCAGTGCGCTGCGTCATACTCACGTGGAGGAAGAGGCTCACTCTTCGTCCGCACCCGGGATCCGGCGCGCTCCTAGCATCCCAAGCCGCGATCCGGGCGACGGCTCTTCGCCCGAGCCGTTACGGTCGGCCGTTCCAGTGACGGCCGGCCGCCTATTCCATGGACCACTCCCATGAGTTCCAATATGCAGACGTGGCCGGCGACGCCCTGAATCCTTTGAAGTTGACCGTGTGCACGTCGGCCCTGCGTTCGGAGAACAGAATGATGGTGGGCACTTGCGTGGCCAACTCGGTCTGGATGATCGCGTAGTCGGCCTTGCGGCGCGCGATGTCAAACGTGCTCAGCGCATCTTTTTCCGCAGCGTCGACTTTCGGGTCGCACCAATGCAAGTTGTTCTGGCCCGCGGGCGGGAATTGGTCGCACGCGTAGAGCGACGAGTCGTCGGGATCGACGCCGCTCACCCAACCGAAATACGCCAGTTGATACTTGTACGAGTTGATGATGCCGCCGTTTTGCTGCGCGCCGAAGAACAGCGGTGCCGGATACGTCTTTTGGATCAGATCGATGCCGACGGCTTTGAGTTCCTGTTGGATGATGTTGCCGACCGCGGCGCCGATCACATTGCCGGCGATGTACGAGAATTGAATTTCAAACCGCTTACCGTCCTTGGTGAGAACGCCGTCGGCGCCCGGCGTCCAGCCGGCTTCCGCCAAGAGCTTTTTTGCCTGCGCTGTATCGAATCCGATGTGCGGCACGTTTGGATCGTACGCCCAGTTGAACTTCGCTTGGTCGCTGTCGGACGTCATCCAGACGTCGTGGGTCGCGTCGTGGACGATTTTCTTGCGGTCCATCGCGTATTCGATGGCCTGGCGCACGCGCACATCTTGCCAGGGCGTGCCGGCCTCGTTCAGATTGAAATCAAGATGCCCGAAGAGGTTTTGTTCCGAGAGCGTCACCGTCACGCCCGGGATGTTCGAGTAGGACGGATACAGCGACGGATCGGCGCGGAACCACGCGTCGGTCTCGCCGGTCTTCAACTGCGTGACGATCGTGTTGTTGTCGGACACGATCTTGAACACGATTTTATTCAACTTCGGGGCGCCGCGCCAATAGAGCGGATTGGCCACCATCGTGATATGGTCGCCGTGTACCCACTCCGTCACCTTGAACGGGCCGGATCCCACAGGCAGGTTGTTGTAGGGGATATGATTGACGTCGGGATATTTGGCGAGCAAATGCGCCGGCATGATGGGATAGCCGCCTTGGATGCACATGAAGTAGGCCACGATGGGCGCGAAAAACTTCTTCATGTGGACGACGACGGTGCGGGGATCGGGCGCAGTGACGCTGCCGATATGATCGTAGCCCGTGACCACCTGGACGTTGTTATTCTTGTTCATGATGGCGTGGAACGTGAAGACGACGTCCGCTGCAGTGAGCGGTGCGCCGTCTTGCCACTTGAGACCTGGCCGCATGTGATAGGTGAGGGTCATGCCGTCGCGCGAGATGCCGCCGTTGGCCAGCGTGGGTATATCCGTCGACACCTCCGGGACGAGTTGATCGTGGTCGTCGACGTTGTAG
Coding sequences:
- a CDS encoding peptide ABC transporter substrate-binding protein, producing GRPPSQPGVLRYADIQEPDSLNPLVSTQATTIDIAYFVFQFFYNVDDHDQLVPEVSTDIPTLANGGISRDGMTLTYHMRPGLKWQDGAPLTAADVVFTFHAIMNKNNNVQVVTGYDHIGSVTAPDPRTVVVHMKKFFAPIVAYFMCIQGGYPIMPAHLLAKYPDVNHIPYNNLPVGSGPFKVTEWVHGDHITMVANPLYWRGAPKLNKIVFKIVSDNNTIVTQLKTGETDAWFRADPSLYPSYSNIPGVTVTLSEQNLFGHLDFNLNEAGTPWQDVRVRQAIEYAMDRKKIVHDATHDVWMTSDSDQAKFNWAYDPNVPHIGFDTAQAKKLLAEAGWTPGADGVLTKDGKRFEIQFSYIAGNVIGAAVGNIIQQELKAVGIDLIQKTYPAPLFFGAQQNGGIINSYKYQLAYFGWVSGVDPDDSSLYACDQFPPAGQNNLHWCDPKVDAAEKDALSTFDIARRKADYAIIQTELATQVPTIILFSERRADVHTVNFKGFRASPATSAYWNSWEWSME